One Natrinema longum genomic window, CCCGGTTCCAATCCGGGAAGTACGTATCGCCTTCGGGGTCATCGTGGACCTCCGTCACGATCACCCGATCGAGCGCGGGCAGGAACTGGTCGTAGACGGTCGCTCCGCCCGCGACGAAGATCCGATCCGCATCGTCGTGGCGCTCCCGCGCTGCTCGGTCGGCCCGGTCGAGGGCTTCCTCGAGCCCGTGTGCGACCACGGCTCCCTCGGGCGTCTCGAGGTCCCGACTCGTCAGTACGACGGTCGTCCGGCCGGGGAGCGGTTCGCCCAGCGTCTCGAGGATCCCCTCGTAGGTCACCCGGCCCATGATGACGGGGTGGTCCATCGTCGTCTCCTTGAAGTGCTGGAGATCGGCGGGGATGTGCCAGGGCATGTCGCCGTCGCGCCCGATGACGCCGTTGTCCGCGACGGCCACGATGCCGACGAGTTCGCGGTCGGTCTCGAACGCTGGCGTCGCGTCCCCCGGTGCGGTCCGATCCTCGCTCATTCGGCCACCGAGAACTCGATGCCGTCGTGGGACTCGTAGCCCCGAAGCTCGACGTCCTCGTACGCCAACTCGTCGATCGAGACGTCCGCGACCTCGAGGGTCGGTCGCTCGAGGGGCGCTCGCGACAGTTGCTCGA contains:
- a CDS encoding dihydrofolate reductase, with protein sequence MSEDRTAPGDATPAFETDRELVGIVAVADNGVIGRDGDMPWHIPADLQHFKETTMDHPVIMGRVTYEGILETLGEPLPGRTTVVLTSRDLETPEGAVVAHGLEEALDRADRAARERHDDADRIFVAGGATVYDQFLPALDRVIVTEVHDDPEGDTYFPDWNRESFREATRDERDGFAFVEFVRRN